From the genome of Papaver somniferum cultivar HN1 chromosome 2, ASM357369v1, whole genome shotgun sequence, one region includes:
- the LOC113346957 gene encoding patatin-like protein 2, whose amino-acid sequence MSARYVQPVRSEKPITILSIDGGGVRGIIPATILAFLESELQKLDGKEARIADYFDLIAGTSTGSLVTAMLSTPKENNRPLYAAKDICPFYFGECPKIFCEESKVHRQATKRYKFPWSDDPNWLSEVTWKKIASTAYVSVKYFMAWLPTVVFHPKYDGKYLRMITKDILGGRKLNETLTNVLITSFDIKLLHPIIFSSFQVRSDATKVVLLSDVVISSSAAPYFLPPHFFRTNTAIYNLVDGGVAANNPTLLAIREATKINGNQQNSYYSSQDYSKYLVLSLGTGSAKRQGYEVQKSQWGLLDWFASDKGTPPLLDVFCNAMDDMVDIYLSLIFPTHLNCSRNYLRIQDDNMKANETSTDDSSMENMLRLERIGKALLEKRVSMTNLDTGLQEPVQGARSNKDALIEFSGRLSAERRRRMATVNY is encoded by the exons ATGTCAGCACGTTATGTACAGCCAGTTCGGTCTGAAAAGCCAATTACCATACTTAGCATCGATGGAGGTGGAGTCCGTGGAATTATACCTGCAACAATACTTGCGTTCCTTGAATCCGAACTTCAg AAACTCGATGGAAAAGAAGCAAGAATTGCTGATTACTTTGACTTGATAGCCGGCACAAGTACAGGAAGCCTTGTAACAGCAATGCTATCGACTCCCAAGGAAAACAATCGCCCACTATATGCTGCAAAAGACATCTGCCCTTTCTACTTCGGTGAGTGCCCAAAGATATTTTGTGAAGAATCAAAAGTGCATAGGCAAGCTACTAAACGGTACAAATTCCCTTGGTCTGACGATCCAAACTGGCTATCAGAAGTGACATGGAAAAAGATTGCCAGTACAGCATATGTATCGGTCAAATATTTCATGGCGTGGTTACCCACAGTGGTGTTTCATCCTAAATATGACGGAAAATACTTACGGATGATAACGAAGGACATTCTTGGAGGAAGAAAACTGAACGAAACGTTGACGAATGTGCTAATCACGAGTTTTGATATTAAACTTCTCCATCCGATCATTTTCTCCTCTTTTCAGGTCCGTTC AGATGCCACCAAGGTCGTATTGCTCTCTGACGTAGTAATTAGCTCATCAGCAGCACCTTATTTTCTCCCCCCACATTTTTTCCGTACCAACACGGCCATATACAACCTCGTTGATGGCGGGGTTGCAGCTAATAATCCT ACATTGCTTGCAATACGTGAAGCGACAAAGATAAATGGTAACCAGCAAAACTCATATTATAGTTCTCAAGATTATAGCAAGTACCTAGTTTTGTCTTTAGGCACCGGGTCTGCCAAAAGACAAGGATATGAAGTACAAAAGAGCCAGTGGGGTTTACTTGATTGGTTTGCTAGTGATAAAGGCACTCCTCCATTACTTGATGTCTTCTGTAATGCCATGGATGATATGGTTGATATTTACTTGTCCTTGATCTTCCCAACCCATCTTAACTGTAGCCGAAACTATCTCCGAATCCAG GATGACAACATGAAGGCTAATGAAACCTCAACAGATGATTCAAGcatggaaaatatgttgaggttAGAGAGGATTGGAAAAGCTCTCTTGGAGAAACGAGTTTCAATGACAAACTTGGACACTGGTTTACAAGAACCTGTCCAAGGGGCACGTTCTAATAAAGATGCCTTAATCGA ATTTTCTGGAAGATTATCAGCAGAAAGGCGACGACGAATGGCCACTGTTAACTATTGA
- the LOC113350666 gene encoding probable protein phosphatase 2C 72, producing the protein MFEGESELVSTYMPNEWRRECVGAFKVMDRELKLQKDFDCSCSGTTAVTLLKQDQDLLIANLGDSRAIMGTLSENGELKAVQLTVDQKPDLPKEAERIRKCGGRTIPNKDEPNVHRVWSASAEYMSLAMTRAFGDFYLKDYGVIAIPQITHQRLTIQDQFLVLATDGVWDVLSNEEVSSIIWAVKNKEEAAQTIVQAATVAWKRYYPSSKVDDITVVCLFLQETEKDTTLTTEEETLSKLYQPHQQQKKVSFFENEDITEEET; encoded by the exons ATGTTTGAAGGGGAGAGTGAATTAGTAAGTACTTACATGCCTAACGAATGGAGAAGAGAATGTGTTGGTGCTTTCAAGGTTATGGATAGAGAACTTAAGCTTCAGAAGGACTTCGATTGTTCATGCAGTGGGACTACTGCAGTTACCTTGTTAAAGCAG GATCAAGATCTTTTAATAGCTAATCTTGGAGATTCAAGGGCAATAATGGGAACCCTTTCAGAGAATGGTGAGCTGAAAGCTGTACAATTAACTGTTGATCAGAAACCTGACTTGCCAA AGGAAGCAGAAAGAATAAGAAAATGCGGGGGAAGGACTATCCCGAATAAGGATGAACCAAATGTTCATCGTGTTTGGTCAGCCTCCGCGGAGTACATGAGCCTTGCTATGACACGAGCTTTTGGAGACTTCTATCTCAAGGATTACGGCGTAATTGCAATCCCTCAGATAACACACCAGCGTTTAACCATACAAGATCAGTTTCTTGTTCTTGCCACTGATGGA gtGTGGGATGTCCTTAGTAACGAGGAGGTTTCATCAATTATATGGGCGGTGAAGAACAAGGAAGAGGCAGCACAAACAATTGTGCAAGCAGCCACTGTAGCATGGAAACGTTATTACCCTTCTTCGAAAGTGGATGACATCACCGTTGTGTGCTTGTTCTTGCAAGAGACCGAGAAAGACACGACACTTACAACAGAAGAAGAAACCTTATCAAAACTTTATCAACCACACCAACAGCAGAAGAaggtttctttttttgaaaatgaGGATATAACTGAAGAGGAAACCTAA